The DNA sequence TCCCCCTTCCGCCGGCCGGATCACCATGTGAAAACCGCCCGGCGCGACGTAAACAACGTTGGGTTTGATCAGTTCGCCGTCCTCGGCTTCCTTGACGCGCAGCGCCGAAAGCCGATCGAGGTTCTTGGCCATGGAGGCGGTGAACATCGGGGGCATGTGCTGGACGAGCAGCACCGGCACGTTGAGGTTGGCCGGCAGCTTGGGAATGATGTGCGTCAGCGCCTCGGGCCCGCCCGTGGAGGACCCGATCGCCAACAGATCGAACCGGCCGGGCGGCGCCGGATACATCTCAGCGGCCGGCTTGACCAACCGCGGCGGCGGCGGCGCCGGCGGCCGCTCGACCGGGATTTCAGCGACCGGTCCGGTGCGGATGGCACGCGCCGCGCGGGTATAACGCCGGGCGCGATGCATCTGCAAAAGCGCCGCGATCTGCTTGCTCAGCAGCGCGACGTTTTCGTCGAATTTGTCGCCCTCGGGTTTTTTAATGAAATCGAGCGCCCCGTTGGCCAAGGCCTTGATGGTCAGATCCGCGCTCGTGGAGGAGACGCCGCTGATCATGATGACGCTGATTTCGGGGTAATCGCGCTTGATGATTTTCAGCGTTTCCA is a window from the Myxococcales bacterium genome containing:
- a CDS encoding chemotaxis response regulator protein-glutamate methylesterase — encoded protein: MDQPHRILVVDDTVVYRRILTDIIAGLKDAEVVGSAPNGVIALKKIPTVNPDVVLLDVEMPEMDGLETLKIIKRDYPEISVIMISGVSSTSADLTIKALANGALDFIKKPEGDKFDENVALLSKQIAALLQMHRARRYTRAARAIRTGPVAEIPVERPPAPPPPRLVKPAAEMYPAPPGRFDLLAIGSSTGGPEALTHIIPKLPANLNVPVLLVQHMPPMFTASMAKNLDRLSALRVKEAEDGELIKPNVVYVAPGGFHMVIRPAEGGEKGYQIVINDLPPVKSCRPSVDVLFRSIAEVHGRGVLSVVLTGMGDDGADGVLALKRQGTYCLAQSEKTCVVYGMPRAVDEANLSNERVDLDDIADRLLFKLGRTPLKES